Proteins encoded within one genomic window of Diceros bicornis minor isolate mBicDic1 chromosome X, mDicBic1.mat.cur, whole genome shotgun sequence:
- the MXRA5 gene encoding matrix-remodeling-associated protein 5, with protein sequence MLRAHRSRVSRLPKDRCPRMRHPDKMPTRVHWRVLSVVLILVWGHPPASLACPHPCTCYVPSEVHCTFRSLVSVPAGISKHVERINLGFNSIQALSETSFAGLAKLELLMLHGNNIPSIPDGALRDLSSLQVFKFSYNKLRVITGQTLQGLWSLMRLHIDHNKIEFIHPQAFNGLTSLRLLHLEGNLLHQLHPGTFSTFTFLDYFRLSTIRHLYLAENMIRTLPTGMLQNMPLLENLYLQGNPWSCDCDMRWFLEWDAKSKGILKCKKDKAYEGGQLCAMCSSPKKMHKQEIHKLKDVTCQKPSIESPLRQNRSLEEEQDQEEDSDSQLSLERFQFPPWNISLNMTDEHQNTVNLVCDIRKPMDAYKIHLNQTDPQEIEINATVTLDFECPMTRENYEKLWKLIAYYSEVPVKLHRELPLSKDPKVSYQYRQDADDDALYYTGVKAHILAEPEWVMQPSIDIQLNRRQSTAKKVLLSYSSHYALTMPAKDARQSRSRSWVMIEPSGAVQRAQTVLEGSPCQLSCNVKASESPSIFWVLPDGSVLKAPMEDQDGKFSILTSGWLKIKSTDQLDSGLYQCIAQVKDEMDRMVYRVLVQPPATQPPNSHTVTIQKNPGEPVMLPCNALAIPEAELSWILPNKRIINNLANTSHTYMLANGTLSIPKVQVSDSGYYRCVAVNQQGADHFTVEVTVSKKGSGRSAKTGRRPGGKALSRRRGDVVEDEGGSGMGDEDNTSRRVLHPKDQEMLIKTKDDAIPGGKKTKKGRRKLNLKEPETNIAEGRRVFESRRRINMANKQINPERWADILARVRGKNLPKGTEGPQVIKTTTPPSVSLQETPLMLAVPPPSIWPVQTTTSAEESSADVSLFDEEEQVSSTVSSTRMAPEHGHDGVILAEPKVTSTHLEEFTDDQLFDKTEDTHPTDVGSKWATATILISVPYESSPTPQTLDRVYEEPTNENIATEGWSTADVGSMPEPTSNEYESPLDIISLAESGTVPYVYPDLETNSQPSEDKMNELTSTHFTPTPTWWVADSRTAEPFEDLPLEAPGVPTQVHLQEQTDNLQLAQDGLSTQGNTLIKKGTEETSQTLQEGDMLERDPTNSRSPGSKRQGIESTTLHDSLLRVMNSKHSFKHPQETTPGTMFDKDISTVAMMMPTQKATSPSALTTHPSRKRQKGRKKSRHQRLQHWHKQTPPTTPAPTSFSTRPTQVPEVKILNQVESSLVPTSWVDSTVGIPKQLEKHAEPVSKGTSRRKQGKRPNKHRSSISTASPRPSVSTPSPSIENQQKNVITSSTETVLLSTTASLGTGDPHEITRMEEYVTSTAKIHLSHDKLQETIPVTYKPALDEKESKNDDVTNINDYTTDSLVSGKSITNVVSPSDSEVSTVGEFQEESSPSASPGTASWNLPKAVQPGGLQIDTPVTSSWEILTDSSFVKESEDLDFPSEFSPSVAVLTLFQQEKVVASTTLSRMKAESPSRQAETTISGRDHQETTPAEIRPQPLIPTPAPMEEPTSSFSPTTLVSLAQTTTKSRPLTSKTFPTSRGSKENVSLNYVGIPKTETPLVNNEGTQHLFRPSELSTLSSNQDTFNLSPKQELGKEAFDGRTKNILPRGPESHHQDRRVQIFHQPTKPIPPRGTVRPPHVATQSPSRYFVTFQPPRHLTSKPEITAYPTRVLPEIKHFTTPKLSSTTTPIVPLHGSKPGIPSKFTDQGTDQFNGHSKVFGNNNIPDLRDPVGKLPTPRVPYYPHGRFPFFFNKTVSFPQLGVTLKPRTPTSPAPVTRERKVNPGAYNRIHSQSIIHMDFGPPAPPLLHPPRTTALPSTNLKNIPLVYSTRSSIPIMTSSGQPSRSFHQSGSKLFSPVGPPASKFWTLGEKPQIITKSPQSMSITVDTDAMIPCEATGKPKPFITWTKVSTGAIMTPNTRVQRFEVLKNGTFVIRNVQVQDRGQYMCTAKNLHGVDRMVVLLSVTVQQPQILASHYQDVTVYLGDTIAMECLAKGTPAPQISWIFPDRRVWQTVSPVEGRVTLHENRTLSIKEATFSDRGVYKCVASNAAGADSLAIRLHVAALPPVIHQEKMENISLPPGLSIHIHCTAKAAPLPSVRWVLWDGTQIRPSQFINGNLFVFPNGTLYIRNLAPKDSGRYECVAANLVGSARRTVQLTVQRAAANARITSTSPQRTDVRYGGTLRLDCSASGDPWPRILWRLPSKRMIDALFSFDTRIKAFANGTLVVKSVTDKDAGDYLCVARNKVGDDFVVLKVNVVMKPAKIEHKEENDHRVFYGGDLKVDCVATGLPNPEISWSLPDGSLVNSFMQADDSGGRAKRYVVFNNGTLYFNEVGMREEGDYTCFAENQVGKDEMRVRVKVVTEPAAIRNKTYSVVQVPYGDVVTVACEAKGEPTPRVTWLSPTNRLIPTSSEKYQIYQDGTLLIQKAQRSDSGNYTCVVRNSAGEDRKTVWIHVNVQSPKINGHPNAITTVREIAPGGSRKLIDCQAEGIPTPRVLWAFPEGVVLPAPYYGNRITIHRNGTLDIRSLRKSDSVQLACIGRNEGGEAKLIVQLTVLEPVEKPIFHDPVSEKITAMAGHTISLNCSAGGTPTPTLLWVLPNGTELQSGQQLQRFFHKGDGMLHISGLSSVDAGAYRCVARNSAGYTERLVSLKVGLKPAPNNQYHNLVSIINGETLQLHCVAPGGRQARFSWTLPNGMFLESPQARGRFSLGENGTLTVRDASVFDRGTYVCKAETEYGSSVTNFPVIVIAYPPRITSEPTPVIYTRPGNTVKMNCMAMGVPKAEITWELPDRSHLTAGAQARLYGNRFLHPQGSLTIQQATQRDAGFYKCTAKNILGSDSKTTYIHVY encoded by the exons GGATACTGAAGTGTAAGAAAGACAAAGCTTATGAAGGTGGGCAGTTATGTGCCATGTGCTCCAGTCCCAAGAAGATGCACAAACAAGAGATTCACAAGTTGAAGGACGTTACTTGTCAGAAGCCTTCCATAGAGTCCCCTCTGAGACAGAACAGGAGTCTTGAGGAGGAGCAGGACCAAGAGGAAGACAGCGACAGCCAGCTCTCCCTGGAGAGGTTCCAATTCCCCCCGTGGAACATCTCTTTGAACATGACTGACGAGCACCAGAACACAGTGAACTTGGTCTGTGACATCAGGAAGCCAATGGATGCGTACAAAATTCACCTGAACCAAACGGATCCTCAAGAGATTGAGATAAATGCCACAGTCACCTTGGACTTTGAATGTCCGATGACCCGGGAAAACTATGAAAAGCTGTGGAAACTGATCGCCTATTACAGTGAGGTCCCCGTTAAGCTGCACCGAGAACTCCCTCTCAGCAAAGACCCCAAAGTCAGCTACCAGTACAGGCAAGATGCTGACGACGATGCTCTTTACTACACAGGCGTCAAAGCCCATATTCTTGCAGAACCAGAATGGGTCATGCAGCCGTCCATAGATATCCAACTGAACCGACGTCAGAGTACAGCCAAAAAAGTGTTGCTCTCCTATTCTTCCCACTACGCTTTAACAATGCCCGCCAAAGATGCAAGGCAGTCTCGGAGCAGAAGCTGGGTCATGATCGAGCCAAGTGGAGCGGTGCAAAGAGCTCAGACTGTCTTGGAAGGGAGTCCGTGCCAGCTGAGCTGCAATGTGAAGGCTTCTGAGAGTCCATCCATCTTCTGGGTGCTCCCGGATGGCTCTGTCCTGAAAGCACCCATGGAGGACCAGGATGGCAAGTTCTCCATCCTCACCAGTGGCTGGCTGAAGATCAAGTCAACAGACCAGCTGGACTCTGGTTTGTACCAGTGCATTGCTCAGGTGAAGGATGAAATGGACCGGATGGTGTACAGGGTTCTTGTTCAGCCACCTGCCACTCAGCCACCTAATAGCCATACAGTGACTATTCAAAAGAACCCAGGGGAGCCAGTGATGTTGCCTTGTAATGCATTGGCAATCCCTGAAGCTGAGCTTAGCTGGATTCTTCCAAACAAAAGGATAATTAACAATTTGGCTAACACATCACACACTTACATGTTGGCAAATGGAACTCTTTCCATCCCAAAGGTCCAAGTCAGCGACAGTGGTTACTACAGATGCGTAGCTGTCAACCAGCAAGGGGCAGATCATTTCACCGTGGAGGTCACAGTGAGCAAGAAAGGATCTGGCAGGTCAGCCAAAACAGGCAGACGCCCAGGTGGGAAGGCTctttccagaaggagaggagatgtTGTGGAGGATGAAGGGGGCTCAGGCATGGGAGATGAAGATAACACTTCGAGGAGAGTTCTACATCCAAAGGACCAAGAGATGCTCATCAAAACCAAGGACGATGCCATTCCCGGGGGTAAGAAAACcaagaaagggagaagaaaactGAACCTCAAAGAACCAGAGACAAACATCGCAGAGGGTCGCAGAGTGTTCGAGTCCAGACGAAGGATAAATATGGCAAACAAACAGATTAACCCAGAGCGCTGGGCAGATATTTTAGCCAGAGTACGCGGGAAAAATCTCCCTAAGGGAACAGAAGGACCCCAGGTCATTAAAACCACCACTCCTCCATCAGTGAGTCTCCAAGAGACACCCCTTATGCTTGCTGTTCCTCCCCCCTCAATATGGCCTGTGCAGACCACAACCAGTGCCGAAGAATCCTCAGCAGATGTGTCTTTATTTGATGAGGAAGAACAGGTTTCCAGTACTGTTTCCTCAACCAGGATGGCACCAGAACATGGCCACGATGGAGTAATCCTTGCTGAACCCAAAGTGACAAGCACCCACCTGGAGGAATTTACTGATGATCAGTTATTTGACAAGACAGAGGACACGCATCCTACTGATGTTGGCTCAAAGTGGGCTACAGCCACTATACTGATCTCTGTGCCTTATGAATCTTCTCCTACTCCACAGACCCTGGACAGAGTCTACGAAGAGCCCACCAATGAAAATATAGCCACAGAGGGCTGGTCTACTGCAGATGTTGGATCCATGCCAGAGCCTACATCAAATGAGTATGAGTCTCCATTGGATATCATCTCTTTGGCTGAGTCTGGGACTGTGCCATATGTTTATCCAGATTTGGAGACTAATTCGCAACCCAGTGAAGATAAGATGAACGAACTGACCTCCACACACTTTACTCCAACCCCCACCTGGTGGGTTGCTGACTCTAGGACAGCTGAGCCATTTGAAGATCTCCCTTTAGAGGCGCCAGGTGTCCCCACACAAGTGCATCTACAGGAACAAACAGACAACCTCCAGCTTGCGCAAGATGGTTTAAGCACTCAGGGCAACACATTGATTAAAAAGGGCACAGAAGAGACTTCTCAGACACTACAGGAAGGAGATATGCTAGAGAGAGACCCCACAAACTCCAGAAGTCCTGGGAGTAAGAGACAGGGCATCGAATCCACCACTCTGCATGACTCTCTACTGAGAGTGATGAACAGCAAACATTCCTTCAAGCATCCCCAGGAAACCACACCGGGCACCATGTTTGACAAGGACATCTCCACAGTAGCGATGATGATGCCAACTCAAAAGGCCACTTCACCATCGGCGCTCACCACTCACCCTTCTCGAAAGAgacagaagggaaggaagaaatcaCGCCACCAGAGACTCCAACACTGGCATAAACAAACTCCACCCACGACTCCTGCCCCAACGAGTTTCTCGACTCGACCAACGCAAGTACCTGAAGTGAAAATTCTAAACCAAGTGGAGAGTTCACTGGTTCCTACATCTTGGGTTGATAGCACAGTTGGTATCCCCAAACAGTTGGAGAAGCATGCAGAACCAGTATCCAAAGGAACATCACGAAGGAAACAAGGAAAGAGGCCAAATAAACATCGGTCTTCTATTTCTACAGCAAGCCCTAGACCTTCTGTGTCCACACCCAGCCCTTCcatagaaaatcaacaaaaaaatgtGATTACCTCTAGTACAGAAACTGTACTTTTGTCTACAACGGCTTCTCTGGGAACTGGGGACCCACATGAGATAACTAGAATGGAAGAGTATGTGACAAGCACtgcaaaaatacatttatctcATGATAAACTCCAAGAGACAATTCCAGTCACATACAAACCTGCATTAGATGAAAAGGAAAGTAAGAATGATGATGTCACAAACATCAATGACTATACAACTGACAGTTTAGTCTCTGGTAAGTCCATCACTAATGTCGTATCACCTTCTGACTCCGAGGTGTCCACCGTGGGAGAATTTCAGGAAGAATCCTCCCCTTCTGCCTCTCCCGGAACTGCAAGCTGGAATCTCCCAAAGGCAGTCCAGCCTGGGGGACTGCAGATAGACACACCTGTTACCAGCTCTTGGGAAATCCTTACAGACTCATCTTTTGTTAAAGAGTCGGAGGATCTGGATTTTCCTTCTGAGTTTTCACCTTCTGTTGCAGTCTTGACACTATTTCAACAGGAAAAGGTGGTTGCATCAACTACTCTCTCTCGTATGAAAGCAGAGTCGCCTTCACGTCAAGCAGAAACCACCATCAGTGGTCGGGATCATCAAGAAACCACTCCAGCTGAAATTAGACCACAGCCTCTCATCCCAACTCCTGCCCCAATGGAGGAGCCAACATCCTCATTCTCACCCACGACCCTTGTGTCTTTAGCACAAACCACCACGAAGTCCAGGCCTCTTACTTCGAAAACATTTCCAACTTCAAGAGGTTCCAAGGAAAACGTTTCCTTGAATTATGTGGGAATCCCCAAAACTGAAACACCCCTAGTGAATAATGAGGGAACTCAACATTTATTCAGGCCAAGTGAATTATCCACCCTGTCTTCCAACCAGGATACATTTAACTTAAGTCCAAAGCAGGAGTTAGGAAAGGAAGCATTTGATGGTAGGACCAAAAACATTCTTCCACGTGGCCCAGAGAGTCACCACCAGGATAGAAGAGTCCAAATTTTCCATCAACCAACCAAACCTATCCCACCGAGAGGGACCGTTAGGCCACCTCACGTGGCCACACAAAGTCCCTCTAGATACTTTGTAACTTTCCAGCCCCCTCGTCACTTGACCAGCAAACCGGAAATAACTGCGTATCCTACAAGGGTTTTGCCAGAGATCAAGCACTTTACGACTCCAAAATTATCAAGCACAACAACTCCTATTGTTCCGTTGCATGGGTCCAAACCTGGCATTCCTAGTAAATTTACTGACCAAGGAACTGACCAATTCAACGGCCACTCCAAAGTCTTTGGAAATAACAACATCCCTGATCTCAGAGACCCTGTTGGCAAGCTTCCAACTCCAAGAGTTCCTTACTATCCCCATGGAAGATTCCCTTTCTTTTTCAACAAGACTGTCTCTTTCCCACAATTGGGAGTTACACTGAAACCCCGGACACCCACTTCTCCCGCCCCAGTGACGAGAGAGAGAAAAGTCAACCCAGGTGCCTACAATAGGATACATTCTCAGAGCATCATCCACATGGATTTTGGACCCCCCGCACCTCCATTACTGCATCCTCCTCGGACCACGGCGTTACCATCAACGAACTTAAAGAACATCCCTCTGGTCTACTCCACTCGGAGCTCCATCCCCATCATGACATCTTCTGGCCAGCCCTCCAGAAGCTTCCATCAGAGCGGCTCAAAACTCTTCTCTCCCGTAGGACCGCCTGCATCCAAATTCTGGACGCTTGGGGAAAAGCCCCAAATTATCACCAAATCCCCTCAGTCCATGTCCATCACTGTGGACACTGATGCTATGATCCCATGTGAAGCAACAGGGAAGCCCAAGCCCTTCATTACCTGGACAAAGGTTTCCACAG GAGCTATCATGACCCCAAACACCAGAGTGCAACGATTCGAAGTCCTCAAGAACGGCACCTTCGTCATCCGAAACGTCCAGGTGCAGGACCGTGGCCAGTACATGTGCACCGCCAAAAACTTGCACGGCGTGGACAGGATGGTTGTCCTGCTGTCTGTCACGGTGCAGCAGCCCCAAATCCTAGCTTCCCACTACCAGGATGTCACCGTCTACCTGGGAGACACGATTGCCATGGAGTGTCTGGCCAAGGGGACCCCAGCCCCCCAGATCTCCTGGATTTTCCCGGACAGGAGGGTGTGGCAGACCGTGTCCCCCGTGGAGGGCAGGGTCACCCTGCACGAAAACCGCACCCTTTCCATCAAAGAGGCAACCTTCTCCGACAGAGGTGTATACAAGTGCGTGGCCAGCAATGCAGCCGGCGCCGACAGCCTGGCCATCCGCCTCCATGTGGCGGCCTTGCCCCCGGTCATCCACCAGGAGAAGATGGAGAACATCTCGCTGCCCCCGGGACTCAGCATCCACATCCACTGCACCGCCAAGGCCGCGCCCCTGCCCAGCGTGCGCTGGGTGCTCTGGGATGGGACCCAGATCCGCCCCTCGCAGTTCATCAACGGGAACCTGTTCGTCTTCCCCAATGGGACGCTCTACATCCGCAACCTGGCGCCCAAGGATAGCGGGCGCTACGAGTGCGTGGCCGCCAACCTGGTGGGCTCTGCGCGCAGGACTGTGCAGCTGACCGTTCAGCGCGCGGCGGCCAACGCGCGCATCACCAGCACCTCCCCGCAGAGGACCGACGTCCGCTACGGTGGGACCCTCCGGCTGGACTGCAGCGCCTCGGGGGACCCCTGGCCGCGCATCCTCTGGAGGCTCCCATCCAAGAGGATGATCGACGCGCTCTTCAG CTTTGATACCAGAATCAAGGCGTTTGCCAACGGGACCCTGGTGGTGAAATCCGTCACGGACAAAGACGCGGGAGACTACCTGTGTGTCGCCCGGAACAAGGTCGGGGATGACTTTGTCGTGCTCAAAGTTAACGTGGTCATGAAACCAGCCAAGATTGAGCACAAAGAAGAGAATGACCACAGGGTCTTCTATGGGGGGGACCTGAAGGTCGACTGCGTGGCCACTGGGCTTCCCAACCCGGAGATCTCCTGGAGCCTCCCGGATGGGAGCCTGGTCAACTCCTTCATGCAGGCCGACGACAGTGGCGGGCGTGCCAAGCGCTATGTGGTCTTCAACAATGGGACCCTCTATTTCAACGAAGTAGGCATGCGGGAGGAAGGCGACTACACCTGCTTTGCGGAAAACCAGGTGGGGAAGGATGAGATGCGAGTGCGCGTCAAGGTGGTGACAGAGCCCGCAGCCATCCGGAACAAGACGTACTCCGTGGTCCAGGTCCCCTATGGGGATGTGGTCACCGTGGCGTGCGAGGCCAAGGGGGAGCCCACGCCCAGAGTGACGTGGCTCTCTCCAACCAACAGGCTGATCCCCACCTCCTCCGAAAAGTATCAGATATATCAGGACGGCACTCTCCTGATTCAGAAAGCCCAGCGCTCGGACAGCGGGAACTACACTTGTGTGGTCAGAAATAGCGCCGGGGAGGACAGGAAGACAGTCTGGATCCATGTCAACGTCCAGTCACCCAAGATCAACGGGCACCCCAATGCCATCACCACGGTGCGCGAGATTGCCCCCGGGGGCAGCCGGAAACTCATTGACTGCCAAGCGGAAGGCATCCCCACCCCCAGGGTGCTGTGGGCCTTTCCCGAGGGCGTGGTTCTGCCGGCCCCCTACTATGGGAACCGGATCACCATCCATCGCAACGGCACCCTGGACATCAGGAGTCTGAGGAAGAGCGACTCCGTCCAGCTGGCGTGCATTGGCCGTAACGAGGGGGGTGAGGCCAAGCTGATCGTCCAGCTCACCGTCTTGGAGCCGGTGGAGAAGCCCATCTTCCACGACCCGGTCAGTGAGAAGATTACCGCCATGGCGGGCCACACCATCAGCCTCAACTGCTCAGCTGGGGGGACCCCCACACCCACCCTGCTGTGGGTCCTTCCCAACGGGACGGAGCTCCAGAGTGGCCAGCAGCTGCAGAGGTTCTTCCATAAGGGTGATGGCATGTTGCACATCAGCGGCCTCTCCTCCGTGGACGCGGGGGCCTACCGCTGCGTGGCGCGCAACTCCGCGGGCTACACGGAGAGGCTGGTCTCTCTGAAGGTGGGGCTGAAGCCGGCACCGAACAACCAGTACCACAATCTGGTGAGCATCATCAACGGTGAGACCCTACAGCTTCACTGCGTCGCTCCAGGGGGCCGGCAGGCACGCTTCTCTTGGACGCTGCCCAACGGCATGTTCTTGGAGAGCCCTCAAGCACGAGGGCGCTTCTCCCTTGGGGAAAATGGCACCCTCACCGTCCGCGATGCCTCAGTGTTTGACAGGGGCACCTACGTGTGCAAGGCGGAGACGGAGTATGGCTCTTCCGTCACGAACTTCCCCGTTATTGTGATAGCCTATCCACCTCGGATCACCAGCGAACCAACGCCTGTCATCTACACCCGGCCTGGGAACACTGTCAAGATGAACTGCATGGCCATGGGAGTCCCCAAAGCTGAGATCACGTGGGAGCTACCGGATAGATCACATCTGACTGCTGGGGCACAGGCCCGTCTGTACGGGAACAGGTTCCTTCACCCACAAGGATCCTTAACCATCCAGCAGGCCACACAGAGAGACGCCGGCTTCTACAAGTGTACCGCGAAGAACATCCTGGGCAGTGACTCCAAAACAACTTACATTCATGTCTACTGA